The Microbulbifer sp. YPW1 genome contains a region encoding:
- a CDS encoding cupin domain-containing protein, with amino-acid sequence MTEKDAKVPPADVAGGDDVGARLKSVRLMHGWSQRELAKRAGVTNATISLIEQGRVSPSVGSLKKVLNGIPMSLADFFTFHFDSQPQVFFRSSEMPNVGPGPIQYRLLGAGNNQRSMSILYEVYPPGVDTGPELLSHDGEEGGIVVSGALEVTVGGEVALLGPGDGYYFDSRRPHRFRNVGDEDCVLVSANNPPSV; translated from the coding sequence ATGACAGAAAAGGATGCCAAGGTGCCGCCGGCAGATGTTGCCGGCGGCGATGATGTCGGCGCACGGTTAAAGTCTGTGCGCCTGATGCATGGTTGGTCGCAGCGCGAACTGGCAAAGCGCGCCGGGGTTACCAACGCCACCATTTCTCTTATCGAGCAGGGGCGTGTCAGTCCTTCGGTGGGCTCCCTCAAAAAAGTGTTGAACGGCATTCCCATGTCGTTGGCCGATTTTTTTACCTTTCACTTCGACAGCCAGCCGCAGGTGTTTTTCCGTTCCTCTGAAATGCCGAATGTTGGCCCGGGCCCGATCCAGTACCGGCTGCTCGGGGCTGGCAACAACCAGCGCAGCATGTCGATTCTTTACGAGGTCTATCCTCCGGGAGTGGATACTGGCCCGGAACTTCTGAGCCATGACGGCGAGGAGGGCGGTATCGTGGTATCTGGTGCGTTGGAAGTGACCGTCGGCGGCGAGGTGGCCCTGCTCGGGCCCGGTGACGGCTACTATTTTGATAGCCGCAGGCCGCACCGTTTCCGCAATGTGGGGGACGAGGACTGCGTACTGGTCAGTGCCAACAACCCTCCCAGCGTCTGA